One stretch of Pandoraea oxalativorans DNA includes these proteins:
- the dtd gene encoding D-aminoacyl-tRNA deacylase has translation MIALIQRVLEAAVTVDGRTVGAIGPGLLALVCAERGDTEASADKLLAKLLGYRVFSDEAGKMNRSVSNLDGNPDGNGAAVRVGGLLLVSQFTLAADTNSGTRPSFTPAASPADGKRLFDYFVTQARARHPIVQTGEFGAHMRVSLVNDGPVTFWLQTRPEAA, from the coding sequence ATGATTGCGCTCATTCAGCGTGTGCTCGAAGCGGCGGTGACGGTCGACGGCCGCACCGTCGGCGCGATCGGTCCGGGGCTGCTCGCATTGGTATGCGCCGAGCGCGGCGACACCGAAGCGAGCGCCGACAAGCTGTTGGCGAAGTTGCTCGGCTACCGCGTGTTCTCGGACGAGGCGGGCAAGATGAACCGCAGCGTCTCGAATCTCGATGGCAATCCCGATGGCAACGGTGCCGCTGTTCGTGTCGGCGGCTTGCTGCTCGTCTCGCAATTCACGCTGGCGGCCGATACGAACAGCGGCACGCGTCCGAGCTTCACGCCTGCTGCCAGCCCGGCGGATGGCAAACGTCTGTTCGATTACTTCGTGACGCAGGCGCGTGCGCGCCATCCCATCGTGCAAACCGGTGAGTTCGGGGCGCACATGCGTGTCTCGCTCGTGAACGACGGTCCCGTCACGTTCTGGTTGCAGACGCGGCCGGAAGCCGCCTGA
- a CDS encoding oxygenase MpaB family protein: MASHDDLPTPPPATPLRPAGPVVGVSGRLRHAIAMRLVSLTSGPGAPRLNYDTPDGDPGLFGPDAACWHVHGDFTSMMIGGVSALLLQSLHPLAMAGVWDHSTFRQDVMGRLRRTATFIGGTTFGNTADAEALLERVRRIHLQVKGTAPDGRRYAAYDPDLLTWVHVAETSSFLRSYLVYKNPAFSLDDQDRYYAEVARIAIALGARDVPTSVSQIDDYLAAMRPALSASDRTEEVVRVLRNLPAPFAGARVFSGLLFRAGVDLLPDWSQTMLGFDDKATIRRLTVRPAVRHMAQVARWSMRNSVAHRARRRALAPPAVVVTAPSLER, from the coding sequence ATGGCCTCGCACGACGATCTGCCCACCCCGCCCCCGGCAACGCCCTTGCGGCCCGCCGGACCGGTCGTGGGCGTGTCGGGGCGTTTGCGGCACGCCATCGCCATGCGGCTCGTGAGCCTGACGTCCGGCCCCGGTGCCCCGCGCCTGAATTACGACACACCTGACGGCGACCCGGGCCTGTTCGGGCCGGACGCCGCCTGCTGGCACGTCCACGGCGATTTCACATCGATGATGATTGGTGGCGTAAGCGCGTTACTGCTGCAATCGCTGCATCCTTTGGCGATGGCCGGTGTCTGGGACCACTCGACCTTCCGGCAAGACGTGATGGGCCGTCTGCGCCGCACCGCGACGTTCATCGGTGGCACGACCTTCGGCAACACGGCCGACGCCGAAGCGCTGCTCGAACGCGTGCGCCGCATCCATCTCCAGGTCAAAGGCACGGCCCCCGATGGGCGGCGGTACGCGGCGTACGATCCCGATTTGCTGACATGGGTGCACGTCGCCGAGACGTCGAGCTTTCTGCGCAGCTATCTCGTCTACAAGAACCCCGCGTTCTCGCTTGACGACCAGGATCGTTATTACGCGGAAGTCGCCCGCATTGCGATTGCATTGGGTGCGCGCGATGTGCCGACGAGCGTCTCGCAGATCGACGACTATCTCGCAGCAATGCGCCCCGCACTCAGCGCCAGCGACCGCACGGAAGAAGTCGTGCGCGTGTTGCGCAACCTGCCTGCGCCGTTTGCCGGCGCGCGCGTGTTCAGTGGATTGTTGTTCCGCGCCGGTGTCGATTTGCTGCCGGACTGGTCGCAAACGATGCTCGGCTTCGACGATAAGGCGACGATTCGCCGTCTCACGGTGCGCCCTGCCGTGCGCCACATGGCACAGGTCGCGCGCTGGTCGATGCGCAACAGCGTGGCGCATCGGGCACGTCGCCGGGCACTGGCGCCACCGGCGGTGGTGGTGACGGCGCCGTCGCTGGAACGCTAG
- a CDS encoding YbhB/YbcL family Raf kinase inhibitor-like protein, giving the protein MKVWSDSFADNAAMDAQFAFGKPDATSHVALSQNKNPHLAWSDAPAGTRSFVVICTDSDVPSQGDDVNKEGREVPTDLPRVDFFHWVLVDVPASTSEIPAASHSNHVTPRGKFGPDALDGMRHGVNDYTAWFAGDGTMKGDYYGYDGPCPPWNDTIVHHYHFTVYALDVARVPLDGRFDGNDVLAAIKPHILGSASVTGTYTLNSKAK; this is encoded by the coding sequence ATGAAAGTCTGGAGTGACTCGTTTGCCGACAATGCGGCGATGGATGCACAGTTCGCCTTTGGCAAACCGGACGCGACGTCGCACGTTGCGCTCTCGCAGAACAAGAACCCGCATCTCGCCTGGTCCGACGCGCCCGCCGGTACGCGCTCGTTCGTCGTGATCTGTACCGACAGCGATGTGCCGAGCCAGGGCGACGACGTCAACAAGGAAGGTCGTGAAGTACCCACCGATCTGCCGCGCGTCGACTTCTTTCACTGGGTGCTTGTGGACGTGCCCGCGTCGACCAGCGAAATCCCGGCCGCCAGCCACAGCAATCACGTCACGCCGCGCGGCAAGTTCGGCCCCGATGCGCTCGACGGCATGCGTCACGGGGTGAACGACTACACCGCGTGGTTCGCCGGTGACGGCACCATGAAGGGCGACTACTACGGCTATGACGGCCCGTGCCCGCCGTGGAACGACACGATCGTCCACCACTATCACTTCACCGTGTACGCGCTCGACGTCGCCCGTGTGCCGCTCGACGGCCGCTTCGACGGCAATGACGTGCTCGCTGCGATCAAGCCGCATATCCTGGGCAGCGCCAGCGTGACCGGCACTTACACGCTCAATTCGAAGGCGAAGTAA
- a CDS encoding anhydro-N-acetylmuramic acid kinase, whose product MNDIARHLADPATASLAASARSACYIGLMSGTSLDGVDGVLVSAADGQVFADAYLPFPNDLRETLMVLQAPSDNELHREALAANALVRVYAECVAQLLATAGLPASAIAAIGAHGQTIRHRPGEFDGIGYTRQLNAPALLAELTNIDVVADIRSRDVAAGGQGAPLVPAYHQAMFSDAGETRVVCNLGGISNVTILPAAALGQPVSGFDCGPGNALLDGWAARHLGQSYDDGGAWGATGRVDPALLAALLGEPYFRQTPPKSTGRDLFHAAWLDARLTAFPKLSPVDVQATLVALTAQCVADDVLRFAPDCRGFYACGGGTRNHALMQAIADRLPGVSVATTDTLGVPPHQVEARAFAWLAERCVTRQPGNLSSVTGARGPRILGAIYPR is encoded by the coding sequence ATGAACGACATCGCTCGTCACCTGGCCGATCCGGCTACCGCCTCCCTCGCTGCCTCCGCCAGGTCCGCTTGCTACATCGGCCTGATGTCCGGCACCAGTCTGGATGGTGTCGACGGTGTGCTCGTCTCGGCAGCCGACGGGCAAGTGTTCGCGGACGCCTATCTGCCATTCCCGAACGACCTGCGTGAGACGCTGATGGTGCTGCAAGCGCCCTCGGATAACGAACTGCATCGTGAAGCGCTCGCAGCGAATGCGCTGGTGCGCGTGTATGCCGAGTGCGTGGCGCAGTTACTCGCCACGGCGGGCTTGCCTGCGTCTGCGATTGCGGCCATCGGCGCGCACGGGCAGACGATCCGCCATCGCCCCGGCGAGTTCGACGGCATCGGCTATACGCGCCAGCTCAACGCGCCCGCATTGCTCGCCGAACTGACGAATATCGACGTGGTGGCCGACATTCGCAGCCGCGACGTCGCAGCGGGCGGTCAGGGCGCACCGCTCGTGCCCGCCTATCATCAGGCGATGTTTTCGGACGCAGGCGAGACACGCGTCGTGTGCAATCTCGGCGGCATCAGCAATGTGACGATTCTGCCAGCCGCCGCGCTGGGCCAACCGGTGTCCGGCTTCGATTGCGGTCCGGGCAATGCGCTGCTCGACGGCTGGGCGGCACGCCATCTCGGCCAGTCCTACGACGACGGGGGGGCCTGGGGTGCGACGGGACGCGTCGACCCCGCCCTGCTCGCCGCACTGCTCGGCGAACCCTACTTCCGCCAGACGCCGCCGAAGAGCACCGGGCGCGACCTGTTCCACGCGGCGTGGCTCGACGCTCGCCTGACCGCTTTCCCGAAGCTGTCACCGGTCGATGTTCAGGCGACGCTCGTCGCGCTCACCGCGCAATGTGTTGCAGACGACGTGCTGCGCTTCGCCCCCGACTGCCGCGGGTTCTATGCCTGCGGCGGCGGCACGCGCAACCATGCACTCATGCAGGCCATTGCCGATCGGCTGCCGGGGGTGAGCGTGGCGACGACCGACACACTTGGCGTCCCCCCGCATCAGGTAGAAGCCCGCGCCTTCGCGTGGCTCGCCGAGCGTTGCGTGACGCGTCAACCGGGGAATCTCTCATCGGTCACCGGCGCAAGGGGCCCGCGCATTCTCGGCGCGATTTATCCGCGTTAA
- a CDS encoding histidine phosphatase family protein → MTGTTTTLTLIRHGETDWNRVKRIQGHTDIPLSAQGERQAVLLGARIAREMAASGSVFDHVLTSDLQRAVQTAAPVAQACGLPLVRTASLRERHYGAFETRVPDEIQADFAQDYERWQSRDPDFVIPGGESMRGFYTRITGFVAQVLRDYAGQRVALVAHGGVLDCCYRLATGLALTEPRSYPLLNASVNRLSYDGAHWKVLSWGDVTHLDDAVRDESNDKPTDAAGDRVDPRVV, encoded by the coding sequence ATGACCGGCACGACCACGACCCTGACCCTGATTCGCCACGGCGAGACCGACTGGAACCGCGTCAAACGGATTCAGGGGCACACGGACATTCCGCTGTCAGCGCAGGGCGAGCGTCAGGCCGTGTTGTTGGGGGCGCGTATTGCGCGCGAAATGGCCGCCAGCGGGAGCGTATTCGATCACGTGCTGACGAGCGATTTGCAGCGCGCGGTGCAGACGGCGGCGCCTGTTGCGCAGGCGTGCGGATTACCGCTGGTGCGCACGGCGAGTCTTCGGGAGCGCCACTATGGCGCTTTCGAGACGCGTGTGCCCGATGAAATTCAGGCCGACTTTGCGCAGGACTATGAGCGGTGGCAGAGCCGCGATCCGGACTTCGTGATCCCTGGCGGCGAGTCGATGCGTGGCTTCTATACGCGCATCACCGGTTTCGTCGCGCAGGTGCTGCGTGATTACGCGGGCCAGCGCGTGGCGCTCGTGGCGCATGGCGGCGTGCTGGATTGCTGCTACCGACTTGCGACTGGCCTGGCGCTGACCGAGCCGCGGTCGTACCCGTTGCTCAATGCCAGCGTGAATCGTCTGTCATACGACGGGGCGCATTGGAAAGTACTGAGCTGGGGCGATGTCACGCATCTGGACGACGCCGTGCGCGACGAGAGCAACGACAAGCCTACCGATGCGGCGGGCGACCGCGTCGATCCGCGTGTGGTGTAG
- the tyrS gene encoding tyrosine--tRNA ligase: MTSEHALTSEKKYPVTDAARAALAVAKRGCDELLVEEEFLQKLARSEATGKPLRIKLGLDPTAPDIHIGHTVVLNKMRQLQDLGHTVIFLIGDFTSLIGDPSGRNSTRPPLTREQIETNAKTYFEQAALVLDREKTEIRYNSEWSMKLGADGMIKLASRYTMARMLEREDFTKRFQGGVPIAIHEFLYPLMQGYDSVALESDLELGGTDQKFNLLVGRELQKQYGQEPQCILTMPLLEGLDGVEKMSKSKNNYIGISEKPSDMFGKLMSISDTLMWRYYELLSFRTLEEIAQLRREVDGGRNPRDIKVLLAQEIVARFHSQAAAERALEEFNARAKGAVPDDIPEVSLDGAPLGIAQLLKQAALVPSTSEANRNIEQGGVRIDGEVVSDKGAKIDAGTYVVQVGKRRFARVTLA, encoded by the coding sequence ATGACAAGTGAACACGCACTCACCTCGGAAAAGAAGTACCCCGTGACCGATGCCGCGCGCGCTGCGCTGGCCGTCGCCAAGCGCGGCTGCGACGAACTCCTCGTCGAAGAGGAGTTCCTGCAGAAGCTCGCGCGCAGCGAAGCCACCGGCAAGCCGCTGCGCATCAAGCTGGGTCTCGATCCGACCGCGCCCGACATTCACATCGGTCACACGGTGGTGCTCAACAAGATGCGTCAGTTGCAGGACTTGGGGCATACCGTCATCTTCCTGATCGGCGATTTCACTTCGCTGATCGGCGATCCGTCGGGCCGCAACAGCACGCGTCCGCCGCTCACGCGCGAACAGATCGAAACGAACGCAAAGACCTATTTCGAGCAGGCCGCGCTCGTGCTCGATCGCGAAAAGACCGAAATCCGCTACAACAGCGAATGGTCGATGAAGCTGGGCGCCGACGGCATGATCAAGCTCGCGTCGCGCTACACGATGGCGCGCATGCTCGAGCGCGAAGATTTCACGAAGCGCTTCCAGGGCGGCGTGCCGATCGCCATCCACGAATTCCTCTACCCGCTGATGCAGGGCTACGACTCGGTGGCGCTGGAGTCCGATCTGGAACTCGGCGGCACGGACCAGAAGTTCAACCTGCTCGTGGGCCGCGAATTGCAGAAGCAATACGGCCAGGAGCCGCAGTGCATTCTCACGATGCCGTTGCTCGAAGGGCTGGACGGCGTCGAGAAGATGTCGAAGTCCAAGAACAACTACATCGGTATCAGCGAGAAGCCGAGCGACATGTTCGGCAAGCTGATGAGCATTTCCGACACGCTCATGTGGCGCTACTACGAGCTGCTGTCGTTCCGCACGCTCGAAGAGATTGCACAACTGCGCCGCGAAGTCGACGGAGGCCGCAACCCGCGCGACATCAAGGTGCTGCTCGCTCAGGAGATCGTGGCGCGCTTCCATTCGCAGGCCGCCGCCGAACGCGCGCTCGAAGAGTTCAACGCACGCGCCAAGGGCGCCGTGCCGGACGATATTCCGGAAGTTTCCCTCGACGGCGCACCGTTGGGCATTGCGCAGCTACTCAAGCAGGCAGCGCTTGTGCCCTCGACCTCGGAAGCCAACCGCAACATCGAGCAGGGCGGGGTGCGCATCGATGGCGAGGTGGTGTCCGACAAGGGCGCGAAGATCGACGCAGGGACATACGTCGTGCAAGTCGGCAAGCGCCGCTTCGCACGCGTGACGCTCGCCTGA
- a CDS encoding SET domain-containing protein-lysine N-methyltransferase — MGERHFSQLFEVLKGGYPSGMKFEICRFADGSGVRTRVPFVRAQLVSRITGMLTNERKLHTLQVSETTHLYDPEFSGMLLHSCSPCTVLDMKRLEMFALRDIGVGEFLTIDYASTEETLARQFKCACGAPNCRGWVTGYRELPNEEGIKVLAEFGAGMQPHAAK, encoded by the coding sequence ATGGGCGAAAGGCATTTTTCACAACTTTTCGAAGTATTGAAGGGCGGATATCCATCGGGCATGAAATTCGAGATATGCCGCTTTGCCGATGGTTCCGGCGTACGAACGCGCGTCCCGTTCGTTCGCGCGCAACTCGTCAGTCGTATCACTGGCATGCTCACCAACGAGCGGAAGCTGCATACGTTGCAGGTGAGCGAAACCACGCATCTCTACGACCCCGAATTCTCCGGGATGCTGTTGCACTCCTGTTCCCCATGTACGGTGCTGGACATGAAGCGTCTCGAAATGTTCGCACTTCGGGATATCGGCGTGGGCGAGTTTCTGACCATCGACTATGCGTCCACGGAGGAAACCCTGGCGCGACAGTTCAAATGCGCTTGCGGCGCGCCGAATTGCCGAGGATGGGTCACGGGCTACCGCGAATTGCCCAATGAAGAAGGGATCAAAGTCCTCGCGGAATTCGGTGCCGGAATGCAACCGCACGCGGCGAAATAA
- the ruvB gene encoding Holliday junction branch migration DNA helicase RuvB: MIETDKLAAERIIAPTPASPNEEAFERALRPKLLDEYVGQRKVREQLEIFIEAARKRSEPLDHVLLFGPPGLGKTTLAHIIAREMGVHLRQTSGPVLERPGDLAALLTNLEANDVLFIDEIHRLSPVVEEILYPALEDYQIDIMIGEGPAARSVKLDLQPFTLVGATTRAGMLTNPLRDRFGIVARLEFYTADELAGIVRRSASLLGAVIADDGAYEIARRARGTPRIANRLLRRVRDFAEVKADGRITAAVADAALSMLDVDAVGFDVMDRKLLEAVLHKFDGGPVGVDNLAAAIGEERDTIEDVIEPFLIQQGFLQRTPRGRVATLAAYRHFGLAAPGSAPESGSLWSPDATGK, encoded by the coding sequence ATGATCGAAACCGACAAACTCGCCGCCGAGCGCATCATTGCGCCCACACCGGCCTCGCCCAACGAAGAAGCCTTCGAGCGCGCGCTGCGCCCCAAGCTGCTCGACGAATACGTCGGCCAGCGCAAGGTGCGCGAACAGCTCGAAATCTTCATCGAGGCGGCCCGCAAACGCTCGGAACCGCTCGACCACGTGCTGCTCTTCGGCCCGCCGGGTCTGGGCAAGACCACGCTCGCCCACATCATCGCCCGCGAAATGGGCGTGCATCTGCGTCAGACGTCGGGGCCTGTGCTGGAGCGTCCGGGCGATCTCGCCGCCCTGCTGACCAATCTCGAAGCCAACGACGTACTGTTCATCGACGAAATTCACCGGCTCTCGCCGGTCGTCGAGGAAATTCTGTATCCGGCGCTGGAGGACTACCAGATCGACATCATGATCGGCGAAGGTCCGGCGGCGCGCAGCGTCAAGCTCGATCTCCAGCCGTTCACGCTCGTGGGCGCGACGACCCGTGCCGGTATGCTGACGAACCCGCTGCGCGATCGCTTCGGGATCGTAGCGCGTCTGGAGTTTTATACCGCGGACGAACTGGCGGGCATCGTGCGCCGCTCGGCGAGCCTGCTCGGCGCGGTCATCGCCGACGACGGCGCCTATGAGATCGCACGCCGCGCACGCGGCACGCCGCGTATCGCCAACCGGTTGCTGCGCCGTGTGCGCGACTTCGCCGAAGTGAAGGCCGACGGTCGCATCACCGCCGCTGTGGCCGACGCCGCCCTGTCCATGCTCGACGTCGACGCGGTCGGCTTCGACGTGATGGACCGCAAGCTGCTCGAAGCGGTGCTCCACAAGTTCGACGGCGGCCCGGTCGGCGTCGACAACCTTGCCGCCGCCATCGGCGAGGAGCGCGACACCATCGAAGACGTGATCGAGCCGTTCCTGATCCAGCAGGGCTTCCTGCAACGCACGCCGCGCGGTCGCGTCGCCACGCTCGCCGCCTATCGCCACTTCGGGTTGGCAGCGCCCGGCAGCGCTCCGGAAAGCGGCTCGCTCTGGTCGCCGGACGCGACAGGCAAGTAG
- the ruvC gene encoding crossover junction endodeoxyribonuclease RuvC: MRILGIDPGLRVTGFGVLEKHGNRLQYVTSGVVRTGDGTLPARLRIIFESVAELVDTYRPDQAAIEKVFVNVNPQSTLLLGQARGAAITALSVGGLEVFEYTPMQLKQAVVGYGRARKEQVQEMVTRLLTLTGTPGKDASDALGVAICHAHSGETYAALTEVAPALAAKGLRVKRGRLVGQRGV, from the coding sequence ATGAGAATTCTTGGTATCGACCCCGGCCTGCGCGTCACCGGCTTCGGCGTGCTCGAAAAGCACGGCAACCGTCTGCAATATGTGACGAGCGGCGTCGTCCGTACCGGCGACGGCACCCTGCCCGCCCGACTGCGCATCATCTTCGAGAGCGTGGCCGAACTGGTCGACACCTACCGGCCCGATCAGGCCGCCATCGAAAAGGTGTTCGTCAACGTCAACCCGCAATCCACCCTGCTGCTCGGTCAGGCGCGCGGTGCGGCCATCACGGCGCTTTCGGTCGGCGGACTCGAAGTCTTCGAATACACGCCGATGCAACTGAAGCAGGCGGTCGTCGGCTACGGACGCGCGCGCAAGGAGCAGGTGCAGGAGATGGTCACCCGTTTGCTGACCCTTACCGGCACGCCGGGCAAGGACGCCTCCGACGCGCTCGGCGTCGCCATCTGCCACGCGCACAGCGGCGAGACCTACGCGGCGCTCACCGAAGTCGCGCCCGCGCTGGCCGCCAAGGGCCTGCGTGTGAAACGCGGTCGACTGGTAGGCCAAAGGGGGGTCTAG
- a CDS encoding CopD family protein — MLWIKALHIVFVASWFAGLFYLPRIFVNLAMESDQAATQRLLLMARKLYRFMTILAVPALAFGLILWLYYGIGRHSGWLHAKLLIVVLLLGYHHACGRLLRKFETGRNTRSHRWYRYFNEVPVLGLLGAVILAVVKPF, encoded by the coding sequence ATGCTCTGGATCAAAGCGCTTCACATCGTTTTCGTCGCTTCGTGGTTTGCCGGTCTGTTCTATCTGCCGCGCATTTTCGTCAACCTCGCGATGGAGAGCGATCAGGCCGCCACGCAACGTCTGCTGCTCATGGCGCGCAAGCTCTACCGCTTCATGACGATCCTCGCGGTCCCGGCGCTCGCTTTCGGACTGATCCTCTGGTTGTATTACGGCATCGGTCGCCACAGTGGTTGGTTGCACGCCAAGCTGCTGATCGTGGTGCTGCTGCTCGGCTATCACCATGCGTGCGGCCGTTTGCTGCGCAAGTTCGAAACCGGACGCAACACGCGCTCGCATCGCTGGTATCGCTACTTCAACGAGGTTCCCGTGCTGGGGCTGCTCGGCGCCGTGATCCTCGCGGTCGTCAAACCGTTCTGA
- a CDS encoding 2-hydroxyacid dehydrogenase, which yields MSRPEVVLYKRVPPDVRARLAEHFSLTEFDGVNDGNRAEFAAALSRADGAIGVGVNATPALLDGASKLKAWATISVGYDQFDVPDLTRRGIKLMNTPDVLTETTADTVFALVLSSARRVVELAELVKAGGWKASLGEEHFGTDVQGKTLGIVGMGRIGGAVARRAALGFGMKVLYSNRSRNEAAEKAYGAQHRTLSELLAQSDLVVTLVPLSPATERLIGAKEFAQMKRGAIFINAARGKVIDEAALVDALACGHLRAAGLDVFEREPVSVDSPLLKMKNVVALPHIGSATHETRHAMASCAADNLIAALTGKPLQNVVNP from the coding sequence ATGAGTCGTCCGGAAGTTGTGTTGTACAAGCGCGTGCCGCCTGATGTGCGTGCACGATTGGCCGAGCATTTCTCGCTCACCGAATTCGATGGCGTGAACGACGGCAACCGTGCCGAGTTCGCGGCGGCGCTCAGCCGCGCGGACGGCGCCATCGGCGTTGGCGTGAACGCGACACCTGCGCTGCTCGACGGCGCATCGAAGCTCAAGGCGTGGGCCACGATCTCCGTGGGCTACGACCAGTTCGACGTGCCCGACCTCACGCGTCGCGGCATCAAGCTGATGAACACGCCCGATGTACTGACGGAAACCACCGCGGATACCGTCTTCGCGCTGGTGTTGTCGAGTGCGCGTCGCGTGGTCGAACTGGCCGAACTGGTGAAGGCTGGCGGCTGGAAGGCGAGCCTCGGCGAGGAGCACTTCGGCACCGACGTGCAGGGCAAGACGCTGGGCATCGTCGGCATGGGACGCATCGGGGGCGCAGTGGCGCGTCGCGCCGCTCTCGGCTTCGGCATGAAGGTGTTGTACAGCAACCGCTCGCGCAACGAAGCGGCGGAGAAGGCCTACGGCGCGCAACATCGCACGTTGTCGGAACTGCTCGCGCAATCCGATTTGGTCGTGACGCTGGTGCCGCTGTCGCCCGCCACGGAGCGTCTGATCGGTGCGAAGGAGTTCGCGCAGATGAAGCGCGGCGCGATCTTCATCAACGCGGCGCGTGGCAAGGTGATCGACGAAGCCGCGCTGGTCGATGCGCTGGCCTGCGGACATCTGCGCGCTGCCGGTCTCGATGTTTTCGAACGTGAGCCGGTGTCGGTCGATTCGCCGTTGCTGAAGATGAAGAACGTGGTGGCGCTGCCGCATATCGGCTCGGCCACGCATGAGACGCGTCACGCGATGGCGTCGTGCGCCGCCGACAATCTGATCGCCGCGCTGACGGGCAAGCCGCTGCAAAACGTGGTGAATCCGTAA
- a CDS encoding M23 family metallopeptidase, which yields MWPKLRDFFARELLTLIDPTQPKHRRRKVQIVATVGSALTLGMVTAFGVAPMVPDSARNGASVTLPLTFPDLAKQIQQLDAHSQTFIHQVALRRGETLGDMLSRLSIQDPAAEKFIRENAVARRLIGVPAGQVVQAETDDDGQLVTLSTVLSTGSTAAQQLVIERNDAGRLRARMEQLANDTEWAMRSGAIAGNFFTAMDDAGVPDAVVAQMVNIFSGVINFQRDVRRGDRFRLVYEVIKQQDRTVRTGRVLAIEFINQGKTHQAIWYADPQGNSPDGAYYGFDGRNLKQAFLRTPVEFSRISSAFGGREHPFQHQWKKHEGVDLAAPVGTRVFAAGDGVVKFVGTQSGYGNLVEIEHAGNYQTRYAHLSGFGQGMKAGTRVTQGQVIGFVGQTGWATGPHLHYELRFKGVPRNPFSTDVSAVAPLSGNRLKLFDMYAENLLKRIDLMRTVQVAERD from the coding sequence ATGTGGCCAAAACTCCGTGATTTTTTTGCGCGTGAACTGCTGACCCTGATCGATCCCACGCAGCCGAAGCACCGTCGCAGAAAGGTGCAAATCGTGGCGACGGTCGGTTCGGCCCTGACGTTGGGAATGGTGACCGCTTTCGGCGTGGCACCGATGGTGCCGGATTCGGCACGCAACGGTGCGAGCGTGACGCTGCCGCTCACCTTCCCCGATCTGGCCAAACAAATCCAGCAGCTCGACGCGCATTCCCAGACCTTTATCCATCAAGTGGCGCTGCGGCGCGGCGAAACCCTCGGCGACATGCTCTCCCGGCTGTCGATTCAGGACCCCGCCGCCGAGAAGTTCATTCGCGAGAATGCCGTCGCCCGCCGCCTGATCGGCGTGCCCGCCGGGCAAGTCGTTCAGGCCGAAACCGATGACGATGGCCAGCTCGTCACGCTCTCCACCGTCCTGTCGACCGGCAGCACCGCCGCACAGCAACTGGTGATCGAGCGTAACGACGCCGGCCGTTTGCGCGCCCGTATGGAGCAGTTGGCGAACGATACCGAATGGGCCATGCGCTCCGGTGCGATCGCGGGCAACTTCTTCACCGCGATGGACGATGCGGGTGTACCCGACGCCGTCGTCGCGCAGATGGTGAACATCTTCTCCGGCGTGATCAACTTCCAGCGCGACGTGCGCCGCGGCGACCGTTTCCGCCTCGTGTACGAAGTGATCAAGCAGCAGGATCGCACCGTTCGCACCGGACGCGTACTCGCCATCGAGTTCATCAATCAGGGCAAGACGCACCAGGCCATCTGGTACGCCGATCCGCAGGGCAATTCGCCTGACGGCGCGTACTACGGCTTCGACGGTCGCAACCTGAAGCAAGCCTTCCTGCGCACGCCAGTCGAGTTCTCGCGGATTTCGTCGGCCTTCGGCGGTCGCGAGCATCCGTTCCAGCACCAGTGGAAGAAGCACGAAGGTGTGGATCTGGCCGCTCCGGTCGGCACGCGCGTGTTCGCTGCGGGTGACGGTGTGGTGAAGTTCGTCGGCACGCAGAGCGGTTACGGCAATCTGGTCGAAATCGAACACGCGGGCAACTATCAGACGCGCTACGCCCATCTCTCCGGCTTCGGTCAGGGGATGAAAGCAGGTACGCGCGTGACGCAAGGTCAGGTCATCGGCTTCGTCGGTCAGACCGGCTGGGCCACCGGCCCGCACCTGCATTACGAACTGCGCTTCAAGGGTGTGCCGCGCAATCCGTTCTCGACGGATGTGTCCGCCGTCGCCCCGCTCTCGGGCAACCGCCTGAAGCTGTTCGACATGTACGCCGAGAACCTGCTCAAGCGCATCGATCTGATGCGCACCGTGCAAGTCGCCGAACGCGATTGA